The nucleotide sequence GCTGATTCTTCATTAGCGAAACAATTCCTGAGAAGAACAGCAAATTTCCTGCCCTCCCGGCTATTCCTGTAAGGGAGCATCCTGAGAGAAAACGCCGAATCAGCATATAACCTTGTAAATTCATAGGCCTCTTCAAGCGTGTCTTTCATGGCCAGTTGCACCCACCAGCCGATTGCCAAAGGATTATCCTGCGCAGGAACAGCTGGAAAATTGATCACATCTCCAACAACTATACCATTAAGATCTTTAATCTCCGGGTTAAGCGGGGCCAGGGATGACAGTATCCTGTCCAGGCAATCAGAATCCGGAAGACCATACACCTTATAAACTATCGCCAAAACTGTTTCCCCGCTGTTTACTCTTATCTGCCCCAATACTTCAGGAAAGTTTTTTGCCTCTGCAAACACTTCCGGCTTGACTTTATTTACGCTCTCATGCGCTGCAAGATGAGTAGCGCCTGCCAAAAGATGCGGTTGAGGCACCAAAGGACGGACGGAATTTGATGCGGATAAGTTGGTTGGGATATCTGCTTTTAGTCGCTCAGGCTTTGGATTCAATATCAATACCGCGGCTATCAGGCAGCTTAAGGCAGCAGCCGCAGCCCACTGCCATCTTCTTGACTGCTCATGAGGAATTCTCTTAGCACATGCACGTACAAGGGAGCGGCTTACCCTGAACCTGTTCTGAATAATCAGCGTAAGTATAATCTGATGACATAAATTTATTATTTTTCTGGGATAACCACCGGTAGCCCTGTATATAGCCCACAAAGCCGGATAACTGAACATAACCGAAATTTTGTTGCCGCCACTTGCTGCTTTGTCCAGGCGAAATTTTATCATCAACCTGCTTTCGCGGAAGCTCAGCGGACCCAAAAAGAGACGGATATTTATCCTGTCGGCAAAATTTGCATGCTCTTTCAATATGTGCTGAAATTCTTTTTGCGCAAAAATAACTATTTGCAGCAACTTATATTCATTGGTTTCATAATTAAGAAATTCACGGAGAATTTCGAGACAAAAGAGAGGTATTTTCTGTCCTTCGTCAATAATCAGAACAACCCTCTTGTCCTCATCCACGCCTTTGCGAAAGAGATACTGCTTTATAAGCTCTTTTATCCGCCGCTCATCGGCATTGCTTGCAAGTTCAGCAGCTCCTAACATTTCAGCGAATGTATTCAAAAATTCATGAGGGTTGTTAAAATTAGGATCCAGTATAAGATGGGTTTCAGTTGCTTCTTCAGCGGCAAATCTGCGGATAATCTGGCGGCAGAGCGTGGTTTTCCCTGTTCCCACATCACCGATAACCACATTTAAACCCCTTCGCAGGCGTACAGAAAGTTCTAATTTTTGCAAACATGCAAGGTGCTGCCATGACTGAAAAAAAAACTCAGGATCAGGTGAGTTGGAAAAGGGTTCCTTCTTTAAATTTAGGATGCTGAAGTAATCCATTTAGCTCCGCTTTGCCACGCAATTAGTTGAATAGTCGGGTTTGGAAAACGGTCGCCTACTCCTCACCGATTATTGCCTGTTCAAGAATATGCGGGGTAATAAATATCAGTATTTCTTCCATATCCTTACTCTTAGACGCACCTTTGAAAAGATATCCCAATACAGGGATGTCTTTTAGCCATGGAACTCCATATTCGCCCTGGCTCATTGTTTCCTTGCTTAGGCCCCCGATAACTGTGGTTTGTCCGTTAAATAGTATAACAGAAGTTTCAGCGCTTTTAGTTATAATTGTTGGATTGCCATCTACTTTATTGATAAAATCAGGCTCATCTTTATTTATTTTGATTTCTATTTTAATAGTTTTATCGTCAATAACATGCGGTGTAACTTTCAAGCTGAGTGTCGCTTTTTTATACTCTATATCGCCTATATTTTCACCCGATGTAACCTTAAAAGGGATATCCCTGCCGCTTTCTATTACAGCTTTCTGATTATCAAGCGTTGTAATGGAAGGACTTGACAGGATATTTAGTTTACCTTCTTCCTCTAAAGCGGAAAGCTGGACATTAAGGACATGTTCGCCTAATTTTCCAGCTACATAACCCAAAGTCATACCTGCTCCCAGTGTCGGAAAATCTGTCGGAAAATCAACGGCAAGACCTGAAGTCGGATTTAATGCGGTGCCTAAAGCGCCCCCTAAAACCCCCTCTGAGTTTGAACCGGAAGTAACCCATTCGGTTTGACCGCCGCCCATATCGCGTTTATATAATCCCCCCCATTGAACCCCAAGCTCTCTGGCTGTATCCTTGCTTGTCTCAACTATATTTGCCTCTATCAGGACTTGAGAAATCGGCCTGTCAAGCTCTTCAATTAATGGGAGCATTCTTTCAATATCATTCCTGGTTGCCTGCAGAATAAGCGCGTTGGTATGTTTATCAACCATCACAGAACCATGAGTCTTCCCATCTGTCTTTTCTGCAAGAAATTTTTCCAGATTTTTTTTAAGATCTTCTGAATCAGCAAAACTGATCTGAATGACTTTGGTCAAAAGTGGCTCAACTCTTTCCAGCGCTCTTTTCTGGGTTTCCCGTGTTATGTCCTGCTGCATATCTTCCAGGGTTAAAATGCGGATCAAATCCCCTTCCCATGCATAGGTAAGTCCGTGTGAACGCAAAATACCTTCAAATACCTGGGCCCAGGAAGCATCTTCAACATTTATATTAACTTTACCGCTTACTTTCTCATTGATAATAATATTCTGATTTACTGCTTTTGCCAAAGTCCTGAGAAGCACAGAGAGTTCTATCTCTCTCATTTTCAAGCTTATTTTACCGGAAGGAAGAGACTTTTCAGGCTCAGGCACCACGCTTTCTTGTTTTACTTTCTCTTCCATTGCCATTTTCGGCAGGTCAACAGCGCGTTTTCTGGCCGAAGGGGAAAAGCCCTTAGACTGTTCAGCCTTTATCTTCCACGTCTCAAAGAAAGTATCTTTTTTTTCACTCTTTTTACCGGCACAACCGGCAACAATAGTGATAATTAAAATAGAAAAAACAAACCTGATCGCGATCTTATAAATCAGAGCGACACCTTTAAGATTATAATTTTTTTTCATATCCGACTCTGTCTACCTGGTTTTGTCTAATAAAGGGACGTTAACCTCTTCCAGTGGAAGTATGATAACATTTTTACCACCTGTCAGTTCAAGCGCTACCCGTGTCGGAGAAATACTACCGACAATATATCCGCCGCCATTGACTATAATTTCGCCTGCTTTATATTCTATACCATTAATGATGGCCAGTTTCTTATCAGCCATCTCTAAATATCCTGAATAGGTAAAACGCGCTTTCTCGGCTGAGACTTCAGCCCGACCGCTCTCCGGCTCGAATTTTACAGGCAGTCCGGGCTTTAAAAAAGGATCTCTCTTCCATTCAGCCCCAGCCTGTCCTATAATAAAGGCTTCGGTCTTTGTCAATACTGCCCTGCTCACCTCTTCGACAACATCGGCTGTGAGTTTTTTTAAGTTGGTCAATTCATCTTCCGTCTCAACATGGACTATCTTTGGAGTAGCCGCTAAAAAGTTGTATGCAGCATATCCGACAGCAAGTATAACAAAACAGAGTATAATTTTTTCTCGTGTTGACATATATATCTCTTGCAAGTGTTCAAAGGTTCAAAAATTCACCGTTCAGGGTTATAAGAAACTTAACCGTTGCACTAATCCTTACCCCTTAATCCTTAATCCTAAGCATCGTGAATGGTTACTATTACCTTTGTTTTTGATTTAAACTGAGAGCAAGCCACATTTTCACCTTTAATTCCTTTCCTTCCGTTGTTCTTTGAATATGAACTCTTTCTATATGTTCCAGGAAAGGAACTCTTCCAAGCTCAGTCAAGAATTTGCGGAAATTAAAAAAATCCCCTTTTACAAAAGCATTGACCAATAAAAGTCCGGAATCACGATCCAGAGATATGACATCCGGAATGACGGAAACGACTTCCAGGTTGCATTTTCCGGCTATTTCAGCAAATATCACTGGTATCCCTTCTATTTTATCTTCTGAGAGTCTAACCTTGGCTGGAAAGGTCAAAACTTCCGGACCGCCGGCCTGCATCTTACCCAAGATGTCTCTATACACAGGGAAAAGCACCTTCTGCCTATCTATCCGGCAGCTAAGCGCTTTAATTTCTTGATCCTTAATTTCAGAAAACTTATTGTATGAGTATATCCCTATAACAACAAGAATCAAAACACCCGCCCCGAATGCTGAAAAATAGATCGATCCCCTTCCCGGTAATTTTATAAATTGTTTTAGTTCCATTTTTAAACCAGTTTTAATTCTATAGTAAAATAAAGGGCATCTCCTTCTTCTCCGTATGATTCAACAGCGCCTTTATTAACCGCAGGAGCGCTGAAGATAGGTGAGCCTTCCAGCCTCATAGCATATGCTACTAAATAGGTTTCAAGCATATCGCTTTCCCCAAGTATAATGCCCTCCAGCACCAATCTTTTTTCAACATTCATGCTCTTATTTGCTGAAACGCTTCCCAGATCAACCGTTATGCTAAGCAAACGTATGTTTGAAGAAGCCAGGGCTGACAGCTCGCCGATAGCCGCATTTAGCAGTAATTTCTCGCTATATTTCTTAAACCCCTGCTGTTTCTTCTTGAGCCTGGTCGCCGCCTGCAAGATTAAGTCCTTATTCACACATGGACTATATTGATCCAATTGCTGATTAAGCCGGGCCAATTCCACTTTCTTCTGCTCACCGGAACTCGCCAGCCACCCAAAAAATCCAACAGAAGCAATTATAAGTAGCATAAAAGCCACAGAAATACACTGTTTTATAAGCGTAATTTTTGCATGATTCTTCTTGTCTTTGTGTGTAAAAATAAAATTAGGGGTACGGATATTGTCGGACAAAGCCATACCCACGGCCAGAGCAAACGGAGCCCTGCTGGAAACTGACTCGGGAGGAGCCACAGCGCCTAAAAAAGGAGTTTTGGCAGAATCAAAGGGATCGTTGATCTCCATATCGACTCCCAGTTTCTGAGCGATATAATCAATTAATGGGCCGTAAAAATGGACCCCTCCGGAGTTGTAAACCTTTCCGACACTTTCAACTTTAAAGGTCGTGGTGTAATGTTTAAATGTCCTTTCCACCTGTCTGGCCAATCTGTCGACAGCAGGACTGATCATCCCAAGTATTTCCTCTTTTTTGAGATGAAAGCCGATATCTTCTTCGGACAGAGGAGGAGAATCCGGGTTGAGGCTGAAAAGCACCTTTTGAGCCTGCCCGATATTCATGGCGGCTCCTGAATCAAAACCCCCTGAAAGAGGCTGCTCTTTTTCCCCAGTTAATTTTCCAGGTAATTCCAAAGAAAATTCTTTTTTGCTATCATTAAACCTTTCCATTAGGGATTCAATCATGCTGTTCACCCCGGTCTTGATGCCGCGGGTTAAGACAAGATTCCCCTTGAAAAAGATATCAATGCGTGACCAGCTATGGGCGATATGAAGATTAGTGACTGTTTGATCAGAGGTCGGCATCCAGCCGCTTTTTAATAGGTTTTGAATTGCAAATGGAGCAATTGATATGCCGGTAAGAGGAAAGCCGATCCTTAAAAAAAGATTTTTTGCTTCCTCTACCTCTCGCTTGGGAGCGGTATAAGCTATAACTACTATCTTGGAGACACCTTTTTCGACAACTTCATCCTGCACTCTAAAATCAAATATGGTCTCTTTTTCATCAAAGCCGGCTTCTTTTTTAAGTTTCCAATAAACTGTCTTTTCAATCTGCTTTTTCGCTGCCTTAGGTATCATAAAATGCCGTACATCAGCCCGGGCAGCCGACATAATACTCCATATTTTAAGCTCTTTCAAAGGACCGCAAAATTCGGTCAGCGCCGATTTCAGGAAATCGTCGAACTCAGGAGTATCTTCAGACAGGTCGTTATTAAATGACACACGCTTGAAATCCAGTAATTGCCATTTCAGGTCGGGAAGCTGTTTGATCTTAACCAGCCTGATATCGGCATAGCCGATATCAATCCCTACTGTAATCGATTCTTTAGAAGGAATAATTCCGGCCAAATAAGATTTAAAGCCACTGGTAATCGGAGAAAGAGTAGAGATAGCCAGGGTCTTGCCTGGTTGAGGATCATTACCGCGAATTGCATCAAGCAACTTTTCGGTAGAAGATATTTCATCGTTTTTCGACAGCATGGCAATATCTCAAAAACTCCTTAATATTAATTACTTGTAAAAACATTAACTGATTATTTAGCTCATATAGTATAATTTTGTCCAGAATTAACAGCTCACAACTCATCATATAAATACCCTGTCTATATCCCCCAACAACTATCAATTGAACTTTTCACACAATTGAAGTGTTACTTTTTCTTACAAACTCCGCATATAGTGCACGATTCAACCTTGCATGGTTCAGAGATTTTACCCTGCAGCGCCTTTTTGTATTCTCCCTTTAGATATGTTTTTCTGATTCCATGATCAATAAAATCCCAGGGGAGTAATTCATCTAAGGCCCGATCCCTCAGTGCATAAAAATCAGGATTTAAATCAGTTGATTTTAATGTTTTAGCCCAGTTGCCATGATTATTATTAGCCATGGATAAAATATTTGCGACCTTGCGATCTCCTCGCGAAAACAAAGCCTGAATGTAAGTATGACGCGGAATCTCTGCATTAACTCTTATATTAGCGACCTTTTTCAAACCATCCTTTACCATCTTTATCTTCTTTTTTAATGTATGTTCATCATCCATGGCAACCCACTGAAAGGGGGTAAACGGTTTTGGCACAAAAGGATTAAGGCTTACGGTTATTTGTCCTATATGTTTCTTTATCCTGCTCGACTTTAGAAACCGTTGTTTTATCTTTATGCATAATTTTATTATCTCTTCAACATCATCATCGGTTTCAGTCGGAAGTCCTATCATGAAATATAGCTTTAAATTTGGAATGCCGCTTAAAACAAGGGCTTCAGCAGCCTCAAGTATATCTTCTTCGGTAATATTTTTATTGATTACTCTACGCATCAGTTCGGAACCTGCATCAGGCGCGATAGTTACGGTTTTGACCTTACTTTGCATGAGCGCCGATATCAGTTCAGGAGCCAAAGCATCAGCCCTGAGAGAGCTAAAAGATATTCTGACATTTGTTTGTTTAAGCACTCTGCACAAATCTACAATTCCGGGATGATCTGAAACCGCTGCTCCGACAAAGCCGATCCTGTCTGTAAGCGAAGCCCCATGTTCCAAACATTTTTTCAGGAGATAAGGGGATCTTAATCGTGGAGGCCTGTAAATATATCCTGCGGTGCAAAAGCGGCATCCATGCGGACAGCCCCTGCTTACCTCGATTAAAAATGTTCGCTGAAATGTTGTATTTGGAGTCAAAATGGCGCTACAGGTGGGGATATGGGAAATGTCTTCAATAAAAAGGCGCTTGATTTTATCAGGCACGTCACATGTCGGCTCAAAAGAGCAAATAGTTCCATCCATATTGTATGTAGTTTTATAAAAACAAGGAACATATACTCCTGGAACGTTTCCGGCAAGATATTTAAGATGCGACTTTTTGTCTGCCTTCAATAGTTCGGGCTGAAAAACTTCAAAAAATCGAGGAAGCATTGCCTCTGCTTCCCCAATAAAAAAACAATCTATAAAACAGGCTATAGGTTCAGGATTTAAAAAACACGCAACCCCTCCTGCTACAATTAAAGGATGGACATCTTTTCTGTGGCTGGATTGCAGAGGTATGCCCGCTCTTTCGAGAATTGTCAGAACATTCAAGTAGTCGTTTTCAAACGAAAGAGAAAAGGCTATTATGTCAAAATCTGAAATAGGCC is from Anaerolineae bacterium and encodes:
- a CDS encoding AAA family ATPase, which encodes MDYFSILNLKKEPFSNSPDPEFFFQSWQHLACLQKLELSVRLRRGLNVVIGDVGTGKTTLCRQIIRRFAAEEATETHLILDPNFNNPHEFLNTFAEMLGAAELASNADERRIKELIKQYLFRKGVDEDKRVVLIIDEGQKIPLFCLEILREFLNYETNEYKLLQIVIFAQKEFQHILKEHANFADRINIRLFLGPLSFRESRLMIKFRLDKAASGGNKISVMFSYPALWAIYRATGGYPRKIINLCHQIILTLIIQNRFRVSRSLVRACAKRIPHEQSRRWQWAAAAALSCLIAAVLILNPKPERLKADIPTNLSASNSVRPLVPQPHLLAGATHLAAHESVNKVKPEVFAEAKNFPEVLGQIRVNSGETVLAIVYKVYGLPDSDCLDRILSSLAPLNPEIKDLNGIVVGDVINFPAVPAQDNPLAIGWWVQLAMKDTLEEAYEFTRLYADSAFSLRMLPYRNSREGRKFAVLLRNCFANEESARDSLDMLPAVLFSGAKIVTGWDDDTLFFSNVPKRKYSTNLKDKI
- the pilQ gene encoding type IV pilus secretin PilQ is translated as MKKNYNLKGVALIYKIAIRFVFSILIITIVAGCAGKKSEKKDTFFETWKIKAEQSKGFSPSARKRAVDLPKMAMEEKVKQESVVPEPEKSLPSGKISLKMREIELSVLLRTLAKAVNQNIIINEKVSGKVNINVEDASWAQVFEGILRSHGLTYAWEGDLIRILTLEDMQQDITRETQKRALERVEPLLTKVIQISFADSEDLKKNLEKFLAEKTDGKTHGSVMVDKHTNALILQATRNDIERMLPLIEELDRPISQVLIEANIVETSKDTARELGVQWGGLYKRDMGGGQTEWVTSGSNSEGVLGGALGTALNPTSGLAVDFPTDFPTLGAGMTLGYVAGKLGEHVLNVQLSALEEEGKLNILSSPSITTLDNQKAVIESGRDIPFKVTSGENIGDIEYKKATLSLKVTPHVIDDKTIKIEIKINKDEPDFINKVDGNPTIITKSAETSVILFNGQTTVIGGLSKETMSQGEYGVPWLKDIPVLGYLFKGASKSKDMEEILIFITPHILEQAIIGEE
- the pilM gene encoding pilus assembly protein PilM, which codes for MLSKNDEISSTEKLLDAIRGNDPQPGKTLAISTLSPITSGFKSYLAGIIPSKESITVGIDIGYADIRLVKIKQLPDLKWQLLDFKRVSFNNDLSEDTPEFDDFLKSALTEFCGPLKELKIWSIMSAARADVRHFMIPKAAKKQIEKTVYWKLKKEAGFDEKETIFDFRVQDEVVEKGVSKIVVIAYTAPKREVEEAKNLFLRIGFPLTGISIAPFAIQNLLKSGWMPTSDQTVTNLHIAHSWSRIDIFFKGNLVLTRGIKTGVNSMIESLMERFNDSKKEFSLELPGKLTGEKEQPLSGGFDSGAAMNIGQAQKVLFSLNPDSPPLSEEDIGFHLKKEEILGMISPAVDRLARQVERTFKHYTTTFKVESVGKVYNSGGVHFYGPLIDYIAQKLGVDMEINDPFDSAKTPFLGAVAPPESVSSRAPFALAVGMALSDNIRTPNFIFTHKDKKNHAKITLIKQCISVAFMLLIIASVGFFGWLASSGEQKKVELARLNQQLDQYSPCVNKDLILQAATRLKKKQQGFKKYSEKLLLNAAIGELSALASSNIRLLSITVDLGSVSANKSMNVEKRLVLEGIILGESDMLETYLVAYAMRLEGSPIFSAPAVNKGAVESYGEEGDALYFTIELKLV
- a CDS encoding TIGR03960 family B12-binding radical SAM protein translates to MVHETDKSHRKFAELEIGAIRKDWKERIRVALVYPNRYYVGMSNLGFQTVYHLLNQIDHVLCERAFLPEKNGCATDRITTIESGRPISDFDIIAFSLSFENDYLNVLTILERAGIPLQSSHRKDVHPLIVAGGVACFLNPEPIACFIDCFFIGEAEAMLPRFFEVFQPELLKADKKSHLKYLAGNVPGVYVPCFYKTTYNMDGTICSFEPTCDVPDKIKRLFIEDISHIPTCSAILTPNTTFQRTFLIEVSRGCPHGCRFCTAGYIYRPPRLRSPYLLKKCLEHGASLTDRIGFVGAAVSDHPGIVDLCRVLKQTNVRISFSSLRADALAPELISALMQSKVKTVTIAPDAGSELMRRVINKNITEEDILEAAEALVLSGIPNLKLYFMIGLPTETDDDVEEIIKLCIKIKQRFLKSSRIKKHIGQITVSLNPFVPKPFTPFQWVAMDDEHTLKKKIKMVKDGLKKVANIRVNAEIPRHTYIQALFSRGDRKVANILSMANNNHGNWAKTLKSTDLNPDFYALRDRALDELLPWDFIDHGIRKTYLKGEYKKALQGKISEPCKVESCTICGVCKKK